A section of the Rattus norvegicus strain BN/NHsdMcwi chromosome 15, GRCr8, whole genome shotgun sequence genome encodes:
- the Fitm1 gene encoding fat storage-inducing transmembrane protein 1: MERGPMVGAGPGAGTRVRALLGCLVKVVLWVASALLYFGSEQAARLLGSPCLRRLYHAWLAAVVIFGPLLQFHVNSRTIFASHGNFFNIKFVNSAWGWTCTFLGGFVLLVVFLATRRVAVTARHLSRLVVGAAVWRGAGRAFLLIEDLTGSCFEPLPQGLLLHELPDRKSCLAAGHQWRGYTVSSHTFLLTFCCLLMAEEAAVFAKYLAHGLPAGAPLRLVFLLNVLLLGLWNFLLLCTVIYFHQYTHKVVGAAVGTFAWYLTYGSWYHQPWSPGIPGHGLFPRSRSIRKHN, translated from the exons atGGAGCGGGGGCCGATGGTGGGGGCAGGGCCGGGGGCCGGGACCCGAGTCCGAGCACTGTTGGGATGCCTGGTCAAGGTGGTGCTCTGGGTGGCCTCTGCCTTACTGTACTTTGGAAGTGAACAAGCCGCCCGCCTCCTAGGCAGCCCTTGCTTACGGCGCCTCTACCATGCTTGGTTGGCAGCAGTGGTCATCTTTGGGCCCCTTCTGCAGTTTCACGTTAACTCTCGGACGATCTTCGCTAGCCACGGCAACTTCTTCAACAT AAAGTTTGTGAATTCAGCGTGGGGCTGGACATGCACCTTCCTGGGGGGCTTTGTGCTCCTGGTGGTGTTCCTGGCTACTCGACGTGTAGCAGTGACTGCCCGGCACCTGAGCCGACTGGTGGTGGGGGCAGCTGTATGGCGGGGGGCCGGACGAGCCTTCCTACTCATCGAGGACCTGACCGGTTCCTGCTTTGAGCCTCTGCCCCAGGGCCTACTGCTGCATGAGCTGCCTGACCGCAAGAGTTGCCTGGCAGCCGGCCACCAGTGGCGGGGTTacactgtctcctcccacaccttcCTCCTTACCTTCTGCTGCCTTCTCATGGCTGAGGAAGCAGCTGTGTTTGCCAAGTACCTGGCCCATGGGCTACCAGCTGGCGCCCCACTGCGTCTTGTTTTTCTACTCAATGTGCTGCTGCTCGGCCTCTGGAACTTCCTGCTACTCTGCACAGTCATCTATTTCCATCAATATACCCACAAGGTGGTGGGTGCGGCAGTAGGCACGTTTGCTTGGTACCTTACCTATGGCAGCTGGTACCATCAGCCCTGGTCCCCTGGGATCCCAGGCCACGGGCTCTTCCCTCGATCCCGCTCAATCCGCAAACAtaactga